A single window of Eucalyptus grandis isolate ANBG69807.140 chromosome 1, ASM1654582v1, whole genome shotgun sequence DNA harbors:
- the LOC104443120 gene encoding annexin A3, which produces MATEIHDDGDDLAQLLQTATGANGQRNGAVAVSPEMSSALSLFMLDPCERDAVLAWEALERGETNYRALVEIFLGRKSSHIQLIRQAYQRKFRRQLEQDIINIEPPHAFQRILIALATSHKAHQADVSQHLAKCDARRLYETGEGNSSGAIEEAVVLEIVSKRSIPQLKLTFLSYRHIYGHDYSKSLKKEGATEFADAFRMFVKCIFNTPKYYAKMLHTSLKGTAVDRSALTRVMVSRAELDMSEIQRAFKRKYGVEIQECICQSIACGDYRDFLVAMVTKTPPAASSSNLLRGPNQKSD; this is translated from the exons atGGCCACCGAAATACACGACGATGGCGATGACTTGGCGCAACTTCTCCAGACCGCCACCGGGGCGAACGGCCAGAGGAACGGCGCCGTCGCAGTGTCGCCGGAGATGAGCTCGGCGTTGTCCCTGTTCATGCTCGACCCGTGCGAGCGGGATGCAGTCTTGGCCTGGGAAGCGCTGGAGCGAGGGGAGACCAATTACAGGGCTCTCGTCGAAATCTTTCTTGGTCGAAAGTCGAGCCATATCCAGCTGATCAGGCAAGCTTATCAGAGGAAATTCAGGAGGCAGTTGGAGCAAGACATCATCAACATCGAGCCTCCTCATGCTTTCCAAAGG ATTCTTATAGCACTCGCCACGTCCCACAAAGCACACCAAGCAGATGTTAGCCAACACCTCGCCAAGTGCGACGCTCGCAGGCTCTACGAAACCGGCGAGGGAAACTCGTCGGGAGCGATCGAAGAAGCCGTCGTGTTGGAGATAGTGAGCAAGAGGAGCATTCCCCAGCTAAAGCTCACATTTTTGAGCTACAGGCATATTTATGGACATGATTACTCCAAG TCACTCAAGAAAGAAGGCGCCACGGAATTCGCCGACGCTTTCCGAATGTTTGTGAAATGCATCTTCAACACGCCGAAATACTATGCCAAG ATGCTACACACGAGCCTTAAGGGAACTGCCGTCGATAGGAGTGCATTAACACGAGTGATGGTGAGTCGGGCGGAGCTCGACATGAGCGAGATACAAAGAGCTTTCAAGAGAAAATACGGTGTGGAGATCCAGGAATGCATTTGCCAGAGCATAGCGTGTGGGGATTACAGAGACTTCCTGGTTGCAATGGTCACCAAAACACCTCCTGCCGCATCAAGTTCCAACCTTCTCCGTGGTCCGAATCAAAAAAGTGATTAG
- the LOC104414168 gene encoding uclacyanin 1, with translation MPTIAGENVIGFSVRHPRHRCACHPLVLATQWTVGDDSGWTNNDYDYNTWAQGKVVRVGDIVSVSELGLEFNYQEGNHNVFKLTNATDFQACNIPPANETLTSGHDVIPLNTPGVKWYICGISQHCAKFNQKLKITVMDAAAGALFLSPLLVFKFYSRKTETVIGRTMPSKLATITSLLPLPGTSGTSAGSGSTTPHSTSGPASVLSARFGDKPSGANAAISSSFKVLAVALVLITV, from the exons ATGCCGACGATAGCCGGCGAAAACGTG ATTGGCTTCTCAGTTCGCCATCCTCGCCATCGTTGCGCTTGTCACCCTCTCGTCCTGGCAACGCAGTGGACGGTCGGAGACGATAGCGGCTGGACCAATAACGACTATGACTACAATACTTGGGCTCAAGGCAAGGTGGTCCGCGTAGGAGATATAGTCTCTGTAAGTGAGCTCGGGCTCG AGTTCAACTACCAAGAGGGCAACCACAATGTGTTCAAACTGACCAACGCGACCGACTTCCAAGCGTGCAACATCCCGCCGGCGAATGAGACCTTGACGAGTGGCCACGATGTCATCCCTCTTAACACTCCCGGGGTCAAGTGGTACATCTGCGGGATCAGCCAGCACTGCGCCAAGTTCAACCAGAAGCTCAAGATCACTGTCATGGACGCTGCCGCAG GTGCTCTTTTCCTCTCGCCTCTCCtcgttttcaaattttattcgAGAAAAACAGAGACTGTGATAGG GCGCACGATGCCCTCAAAACTGGCCACGATTACATCCCTCTTGCCACTCCCGGGGACTAGTGGTACATCTGCGGGGTCAGGCAGCACTACGCCTCATTCGACCAGTGGTCCTGCTTCAGTACTGTCCGCTCGGTTTGGTGACAAGCCCTCGGGTGCCAACGCTGCCATCTCGTCCAGCTTCAAGGTTCTTGCGGTTGCTCTTGTCCTGATCACAGTTTGA
- the LOC104414159 gene encoding inactive protein RESTRICTED TEV MOVEMENT 2 — MRRRPAAPSQSVYEDFEPECKWHNEEGRDVIELDVHGFEKRQLRVQVSSTGDVTVSGERPLDDQRWIQFRKVFKFPKEYKLEETRAKLAGNVLHVIVPVPKEMRPQAADVAQETPQTGGGLERRGSGKPPPPPPPPLPLPPVGVLPTVGVDEGMLWLRASSWSVGINKKRALLALAVVAVLAGIGVGGFLIWRRYLIS, encoded by the exons ATGAGACGCAGGCCTGCCGCCCCCTCCCAGAGTGTTTACGAGGATTTCGAGCCCGAATGCAAATGGCACAATGAGGAAGGGCGCGATGTCATCGAGCTCGATGTCCACG GTTTCGAGAAGCGGCAACTCCGGGTCCAGGTCAGCAGCACCGGGGACGTGACTGTCTCCGGCGAACGTCCCCTCGACGACCAGAGATGGATCCAGTTTCGCAAAGTGTTCAAGTTCCCGAAGGAGTACAAGCTCGAGGAAACCCGCGCCAAGCTGGCCGGGAACGTCCTCCACGTCATAGTGCCCGTGCCCAAGGAGATGCGTCCCCAGGCCGCCGATGTCGCACAGGAAACACCACAAACAGGCGGCGGGCTGGAACGAAGAGGCAGTGGgaagccgccgccgccaccgccgccaccgctgccgcTGCCACCGGTCGGGGTGCTGCCAACGGTCGGGGTGGACGAGGGCATGCTATGGTTACGGGCGTCATCCTGGAGCGTGGGAATCAACAAGAAGAGGGCTCTGCTGGCTCTGGCGGTGGTGGCTGTGCTGGCAGGGATTGGAGTTGGTGGGTTCTTGATTTGGAGGAGATATCTGATTTCATGA